The sequence below is a genomic window from Sphingobacterium sp. ML3W.
AACAGCAGCTATTCATCAAACTTTGTTTAAAATATAGTTTTAACTATGAACGTATTGCCCATTATTTAGGTGGTATATCTGACTATGAAGTGAGCTTGCAGGTTGAAAAAATCATTGAGACACTACGTTCTATATTCAGCTATTCGCAACAAATGGAGCTGTTAAACAGATCATCTAAAATTGTCCTTGAAGGTGAATTCAATGATCATCAGGCCGAGATCTTTCATATGTGCTATGAGCTTCAACTGTCATTTGAGCAAATCTCTGAATCTCTGAATTTGAATCCAGCTATGGTCAAACAACTGTTCGTACAGGCACATGCTAAGATTAAAACTGCCAAGAAAATGGCGTAATAAAATAACTCGTTATGGAACAAGATACCCTAATATTAACCCGAAAAGTTCAGATTTATTTGGATTGTGATGATAAAGAGCAACGGTCTGAGTATTATAAAAAGTTATTCGAATGGCAGGACGTTGTCCGTAGAGTATCCAATTACCGTAGCTATTGACAAGGACAGTTATCAAATAGGAAACAAAGAAGAGTTTTTATACCGTCGGATGGCTATTCAGGCTGCTAGGCAACGATTGTAAAAGCTGTGACATACAATAGGGGTGGTCATGGTCGTAAGAAAAAGATGAAAGTTTGGAACATTTTAACGAAAAGGAGAAAGGACGTGTAGATAGTCGTCTCCATCTATATAGTCGAAAGTTGATCGATATCTGTGTGAAATCTGAGGCTGGTACTTTACTGTTGGTCAATCAAAAGATGAAAGAAGAGTTCGCTAAAGGAGATGAATTTCTATTACGAAATTGGAGTTATTTTGGCCTGATTGAGAAGATCAAATACAAAGCTAATATGGCGGGTATAAACGTTATTGTAGAATAAGTTTTTTGCTTAGCTGATCAAAGTAAATCAAGAAAGAGATTAACAAAATTCTTTAGTTATATGATTTTCTGTTTTATTTTCAGCTGTTATTGTTTGTTGGTGATTTTCATTTAATGTTGCTAGTAGGGCTCAAATAACTATTTTAAAGAAATAACTGGTTAAAAAGTTATTATGGACAGGCTTTGATTATAATATCCTTAAATCCAGAATAACTCCTTATTATTAAAATTTTTTGACAGGCATCAACTGTATAGAAAAATACGAATTACTATAAGTTGTTAAATAATATATTCCTCCTCTTGCATCGTATCGGTCAATTATTGGGTCTCCAAAATTTACTAATACACTTCCTAAGTTATCTTCACCTAAGGTTCTTCTAGTTGAAATCTCTCTAGTGAACGTATCTTTATTTGTCATACCAAAGTTAAAGCCTATTTTTATATTTAATCCAAAATTTGTAGCGAACTCATTTGTGACTGTTTCTCTTTCATAAATTTCTTCTTGAGTATCGATTTCAGATAAAGATATTTTCCAAATTGGAGCATTTGATTTTATATCCCAGTTAATTATGGGAATGTTTAAATTTACCGTCTTAGGTCGACTACGGTAAAGTTGGGTTGTAGAGTATACAACTAATAGTTGTGGATTTTTTCCATTTGTAGTTCTGGTTGAATAACTGGTGGGTATATAAAAAAAATCGCTAGGGGATAGTGGTAGAAAATATTGATACGTAGCTCCAATACCTTGTTTGTTATTAATTAGGAAATCAAATCTAAATTCGTATTTTCCATCTGTCCACATATTTTTCTGTATTAGATCCATGATCGTTGACCTGTTATAATCATCGGGTAAATTGATAATTTGGTTTGGGTTTGGTGTACGTTTAGGATCTTCAGCTTGATCACTGATTTTAAGATAAGCATCTTCTGTTATAGATAAAGATACAATTGATTCGGTCATATTAGTTTGTAAAGGACCTGTTGTATCTGTTGGGCTTAATTTGTAATAAACATGATCTCTTTGCCATTTACTGACGTCTTTTCCAAAAATATTATAAGCATTAATAACTGAAGGATCAATTGGTAACGGATCTCCCAATACAACTCCGCTCGAATTTGCTAAATTTCCCGCCTTTAATTTATTATTTGCTAGATTTTTTTTAGTCTTATTCGAATTATCAAATTGTGGTGAAACAAATTCAAAGGCGGAAGATGTTAAGGAGTTGCTTGCTTTGATATTTTGGTTTGCTTTGACTTTAATTCTTTCATTTGCTTTCACGACCAGTACTGGAAACCCTGGGATTTCATTACTTTTTAATGAAAGAATTTTCTCTCCATTTTCATAAATTGGAATCATTTTATCAGAATCCATTATATTTGTCGCTATAAACGGGACAACTGAATTACTTTCCCATTTTGCTGGCGAGAATTTGCTAGGTTCAATAGTAGGAATAAATATTGTCAATAATGGAGCTCCATTCTCAATCTCCATTAGTTGATTAGGATAATCTTCATATTTTTTTAAAATATCTTTGAATGAAGAGCCATTTGATAGTTTTTCCTCTTTAACAAATTGATAGAAAACATCATGGTCATGATCTATTTCAAGTAAAGCATTTTGTTTAATAAAGGTTCTGACATTTGCATTGTCTTGTACCGCTTTTGATAAAATAATAGCAAATTCATTGTAATAATTTCTTGTAGCTTGATTATTTTTGAGGTCAAGACTGTCATTTGAATCGAATTCTTCTTTGCAACTAAATAGTAGGGTACTAAATAGTAAAGGAAATAATAAAAATTTTTTTTCCATCATTTTGTGTTTTAAATAGTATATTAATTATCTTAGATAATTTAGTTAACAAATTATTAAGTCGATTGTTTTTACTTGATTAGAAATCACTTACTGTAATCGGCAATTTAGAATGCAGCATAATTGGCAATTTGGAGTGCAGCAAAAATGGCATGAATAAATACACAATCCAGTTCAAAAGTATGTTATAAAATTTACTTGTCAAAAAAAGTTTTTCTGTTCTCCATTCTATAACTTTCTCCGGTTAGATTTATGACTTCACATCTAAAGAGTATTCTGTCCAGAAGTGCTGTTGCAATTACCTCATCCTCGAGCATTTTAGCCCATTCCGTTGGTTTCTTATTCGTAGTTACAATGATTGAAGTAGATTCATAGATCTGGTTGATGAAATTAAAAAAAGAGACAGCAACAGTTTTTTCTAAAGGAAAAAGCATTACATCATCGATCACAATAAGATTTGCCCTGATCATTTTTTTATATTCAGCTGCTTGAGACCGGACAAAGTCTTTGGTTTTCAGTGTAGAGACCATTTCTTCCATGGTTCTGAAGTATACATTGTAGCCTGCCTTCACGGCGTCCTTTGATAGCCCTGCTGCGAGCAATGTTTTACCTGTACCACTTGGCCCCATCAAGACGATGTTAAAAAGCTGATCGATCCAGTTCAGCTCCCTAAGTGTAGCGAGACGTTTGATGGTAAGTCCATTCCGTTTAGCCTCATAAATCGATAGATCATTGTTTTTAGGAAGGTTTGCAGATTTCATCCGTCTACTTTCATCCTTTTGTTGACGATGGACCTGTTCTACCTTCAGTAAGCGAGAAGCAAATTCAACATATACGATATGCTCACTTTCAGCAGTAGCGACGATGCTATCTAGTCCAGCGGCAATAGCCGAAAGTCGAAAACTTGTACAGAGTTGCTTGATTTCTTGTTTTTGATTATCCATAATTATTTTGTGCTGATATGTTATTCTATTTTTCCCTGCCAAGAAGAATGGCAGGGAAGATTTTTTACTTTATTGTTGACTAAACAAAGCTTCATAATTACCCAGGTCACTTTTTTGGGGTTCTATTTCTAATTGTGTATTTCTATTCCCACTGAGTGGATTGAGTTTGATTATCTTGGCTTCTAATCTGGTTTCTTCTGAACGTTCGGATTTTAGATATACCAGGTAAGCTCGAAAATCTGTAGCGCTCAGTATATTATTGGCATGTACATAATCCAGTGCCTTGGATATATCCATTCCAATATTTTCACCTATGATCTGTCCGAGCATCTGTAACTGGTCACGTATGTATCTTTTTTTATGGACTTTGATCATCATGATCCACTCTCTGGCCTTTATCTGATCTTCAAACATTTGGCAGACTGCATCGATCAGCTGCTCTATCTTAGGTTCCATATCACGACCATGGCTACGCTGGATGATTTTTTTCCCTTTCAGTTTACAGATATCATGTCTGCAGATTTCATCACCCGATAGCGCCGAGACAATCAATTTACCATTTTGCTCCATCAGATTAAC
It includes:
- the istB gene encoding IS21-like element helper ATPase IstB; translation: MDNQKQEIKQLCTSFRLSAIAAGLDSIVATAESEHIVYVEFASRLLKVEQVHRQQKDESRRMKSANLPKNNDLSIYEAKRNGLTIKRLATLRELNWIDQLFNIVLMGPSGTGKTLLAAGLSKDAVKAGYNVYFRTMEEMVSTLKTKDFVRSQAAEYKKMIRANLIVIDDVMLFPLEKTVAVSFFNFINQIYESTSIIVTTNKKPTEWAKMLEDEVIATALLDRILFRCEVINLTGESYRMENRKTFFDK
- a CDS encoding IS200/IS605 family element transposase accessory protein TnpB; its protein translation is MEHFNEKEKGRVDSRLHLYSRKLIDICVKSEAGTLLLVNQKMKEEFAKGDEFLLRNWSYFGLIEKIKYKANMAGINVIVE